The genomic region TAATGAAATTaactaaaaacaacagaaaatggcCGAATTGAACACTGAACACAGCGTGACTTGTATCAGTGAACAGTTACTAGCAGAAAATAtatgtgtaaaatgtattttgatagTCTACCACGTGTGCAACAGTTTTAATAAACACTTATTTGATATAGACCTGCCGCAGTTAGTCCATTTATTAATTAGTTGATTGTCAGGAAATTAACCGGCAGCTGTTTGAATTcgttttttaatgaaaaatcaccaaattcttcagttccagcttctcaactgtgtgtatttgccaGTCTCCTTACTCTATTATGGTAAACGTATTATCTTTGAACTAGTAAATGACTTACAGATTAGTTGTTTATTAAAATCCTTAGTATCCTCACTTTGACTGCAGTTAAATGTGGTTTGCAGCACATAGCCCATTGATTAACAGAATTTGTAATTGTGTAATTGTCTACTACTATGTTATCTAAACCTTTGATGACTCTGACCTTTAGGGAAGTAATGGTATCATTTATTGTAGGATGTACAATGCCTGTGCAATGTTGACTCAGCACACAGTATATGGTTTGATCTCTATTTTTACTGTCATATTTCATTCAGTCTGTTTAGTTATTGTACATGTTTTTTCCCTtcagttacatttgtttttcacctgCCTCCTTGTTTTTGTGCCTGCTGTAACACTGCAGTTTCCCTCTGGGATTAATGGAGTACTCTACCTACCAACCATACAATCAAATTAAACTTGATTTGCCTTTGACTTGAGCAGCTGTAACCCTGTATTCTGCCGCTACTGTTGTGGTCTTTTCCGGTGCGCAGGTTTCACACTCAGATGTTTCCCTCCATGTGTGTTACACTGCGTATGTCTTTGGTTGAACGGTGCAGACTCGTCTTCATAGACCGTCAGCCCACACAACCAGCCGAGCTGCTTTTCAGGGTAAACCAGAATCCGTTCTGCGTCAGAGTGAATGTAGTGTAACACGTAACATGAGTAGATTCTAGAGAAGCACTGCAAATTTACATATCAATTCACTGCATGTGGAAGGTTATTGCGTTAGGTACAGAGCACACAGATCATCAGAGATCTTTGCCGCCTTTCCTGTCGGAGACAACGTGCAGTGATGAAATGGAAAGCTTCAAATTAGTCGTACTTACTTTCACTtcctttttttggggggtttaaTGTCAGAGGGAGGGCTTGGCTTCTGCGGATTACTGTAGATAATGTAGTGAAAGTCAACTCACTCTCTTAGTCTCCCCACTATAATTATCATTCAGGTCATAAATAAAGTCTGCAGGGCCTTTTCCAGAGCAGAACAGAGTCTGGGATGATGCTATGAATACAAAACTCTTAAAAGACCAAACTGTTATCCATAAAGCTCATTATGAGGCCTCACTCTTGCTGCTTTTTTACTGTGCACAGCTCTGCGTATTGAACTCTTCCTGTTGTTGAGAATTCAGCCATACAAACTGGTAATGCTGATTTTACATTCAGAATAATAAGCCTGAATCTACACTCTTCATTAGAAACTCACAGGACTGAAGTGGTTTAAGTACTGACCAAACAGGGACCTTGGCTTGCAAAGAGGTTTTTCTTAACATAATTGTGTGTATTGAAAGTTTGATGTTCAGCTGAAGAGCCAGCAAGAGGCTTTTGTCTCCTCGATTGGCTGCTTTAGATTTGGACAGGCAGGGGAAGCCCCAAATGAACAACCATTGTCCCTTcaaatgtgaataaaatcaGGCTTTCTAACAACTTTCTCTGAAAAAAGTCCCTGTTTTGCATTTGACTGGTTCCTCAAAGGGaatgttaaataaaatgcaaatgctTCAGACTTTGACTTAACAGCAGGGATAGCAGATTGACATCATTAGTACGAGGGATGCTGCCTTTTCAACATCCTGGTCCAAACCCTTGTTGTAAAAACATTCTTCCTGCCCTGCTGCACTAAAGCAACACTACCTGCTGCAGGGCTGCTGCTTTGTACAAGATTAATGCTCATATATTCATTTGGAAGAGGAAATGCTTGTAGGATTTTTTTCCCAGCTATGACTCAAGCATCTCAGCAAATAGACGCCTAACTTAGTTTGGCAGAAATGCCAggtcatttaatgttttttcttttggcagAGACAAGAATGTAGATAAAAGAAAATCCCATTGTCATGTCTTGTAGTGTTGTGATAATAAGTCATGTGCACTCTCCAAATACCTCTTCAAActttcacctcctctgtcaTTTCCAGTCACTGTTGATACAGTGGTTTGTTTTGGGTCAGGGTCACAGAACTGAGGCATCTGACTGAGGTTAACTGAGGTTTTGTCTAATTATTTGTGAGCAATGTTTGGCAGCAGTGAAATAATAAAAGTTGCTCAGCGTCACTTTTGACCTCCTTAAAGTCAGACAtgtcctttttaaaattatgtttttcttgTAACATTTTCTTGTCAAATGTATAGCACAATGACACCATTTCCTACCACTGATGATATTTCAGTATTCTCACTTTTGCTTTCAGAAACAGTCGCACACAGAGCTCATGTGTAGCTTTAATCAATAAGACGTGTCCTTATAAAAAGCCGGATTCAGTGTCTGTTTATTTAGGATGGTGTGTCTGATGTCGAGCCAGCCTTCACTCCTCTTCAGCAACAGCCTGAACATCTTGTGTGCACAGaagctctgctcctcctgtctcACATTGCTGCCGGCTCATGTGCACATGTTTACTTGCTGTTCCAGCTGTCCGCTGCAGTTTTTAAAGCCGAGCCGCCGGGCCTCTGCTGCGTTATCACCGCATtggttttgatttatttttctcttgacAGTTCAAGGTCATGTAAGGCTTCAGGGGGCTTGAGAGCAGCTAGGTGCAGAGCGTCTTGATGACGGGTGACAAGGTGTCATGTGCGGTGTCCAGTCCTGGTCTGTCAACAGGTCCGGAGATGTGTAGCTGTACGGTCCTGATTTAATGAAGAGGATTGGTTTGGactgtgtttgatgtttgcTTTTGAAGAGCAAAACATTGGCATCAATAAGCAACTAAACCcacttgtttcttttctctatttttaagAGAAAGAACAGTGATTCCAGCCTGAAAGCAAAGATGTCGAAGGCTCCGGATTCTCATGCTCAGTCCCGTTCCAGATCAAGGTCTAGATCCAGATCCTACTCCAGGTCTCACTCCAGAAGCCGCTCCCGCTCAAGATCCAGAAAACGTCGCTATAGGTAAATACAGATGTTTTTGACATAAATCCACTTCAGTTTGATTCCACTTTTTATTTACGCAGTGAAAATATTCAGCTGGGCCTGACTGGTTTTTAATTATGATTGTAATTTACTAAGTATGTCATGAAAGGAGATTGAGACAGTGATTACAGAGCAGCTACTGGAAGCCCAGAcccaattaatcatttaataaaTAGTAGTAATGATTAAATCGTGCTGTTTCTCTAATGTGCACCACAGCTGTTAGTTGTACTAGTGCGACTATTTTTGTGAACTAATACACATTTAACAgcacaaatattacatttatcaGCCACTGATTATCAGCCAACCAATCTGAATAGCAAAACtacttttttaaatgatttgtgTAGGTTGTAAATGTGAAGGGTGTTACGGCTTTGTTGTCCCTCTCCTGCTTGGTGTGGCTCCCTCTAGGTTTCCTTCCAGTTTTGCataaatgtttttcctgtttttccagtGGGAGGTTAGCCCTGATAAAGCCTCAAGCAGTTGCATCAGCTCACCTTCATGCTCTTAAATGAGTCTCCAGTCAGCCTTTGTATTTATGATGTGTTACAAGCAAACAATATGGCCAGTTTACGTGGGAGTGCTTCCCACACTGGCTGCCATGTTGTTGTCAGTCCTTGTTTGTGTTGGAGGCAACAGTGAGTTCTTGAAGTGGACCGTTTTCCCTGAAGAGTGTTTGcttcactgtcagtgttttatcagaGTACAAAAAAGGAGTTGAGAGCGACTTCCCTTGACctcactgtctctccctcccactctcctgcctcctccctcGGTGGATTAGAGCAGATTGTGTCCTGAGTGAACCCTTTGTCCACCACATACATTAAAGCGACACAGACCGTCCTGCTTGTGGGAATAAGTCTTGTGTGTAATGCAGCACAGTTCAGGACTGTTCTGTTCTaatgaaaagataaacagaaacatttcaagtGTTTCGTTTAATGCAAGTGATGGAAAACTGTTAATATTGTGTCAGTTAATGTCACATTTCATACGTCCTCCCTCTTCTGGATTCAtatgctgtctgtgtgtgtgatgttaggGCTGTCATGATGAtcagctccatctgctggtCAGACAACAGAACAATCagtcctgtctctttctcactaTCTATTCATcttctgattatttttggattaatcagttaattgttgTGGCTTTAGCCTGtgagaaaatagtgaaaaacatgttcattttaAGTACTCAAGAACCAAAATAATGTCTTCAAATTACTTTGTCCATCCAACAACTAAAACCCAAGTATATTAAAATTACTGTCAGAGAAGACAaagtaaatattcacattttgaaTTACTGACATTTCTCTTACTTAGTCGACTAAGTAAGCCACGCGCTAAGTGGTTTTATATGAGAGTAGCAGGTTTCAAAAAGGTGACTTTGACATCTTCCCAGTTGAGGCTATAACCAGTTATGGTCTGGTGTTCACAGACAGGTGATGTTGTCTGTTGTTGGTGTTAATTCAGTGTCTTGTTGGTTTTTTGTGTTTCCCTAATGTATTATGTTTGTGTTGCCTGGCACAAGTATAAAAAATTGTGATCGGCTTGTCTAAATTGTTTGCTAATGTTACTTCTCTTCTCCTGTTCCTTCCTCTTTCTGATCCAGTTCTAGGTCTCGTTCTCGCTCTCGTTCACACTCTCCATCCTACAGAAACTATCCTACCAGGGACTATCAGAACAACAGAGGTGGGTTCAGAGGCTACAACCGAGGCTACAGGAGGCCGTACCACTACCGAGGCAGAAACCGAGGCTATTACCAACGTGGTCATTACCAGAACAGAGGAGGCGGGCGGCGGCGGCTACGGCTACAAAGCCAACTggcagggtggtggtggtggaggaggctgGCATGATCGCCACTACGACCAGGATCACCACTCACACAGTCCGAGGAGGGGGCGCTCCCGCTCGCCCAGGAAGCGCTCGGGCAGCCGGAGCCGCTCTCAGCTACTCCGATCGCTCGTCGTCAGGCAGATCCCGGCGCTCCAGACGCTCCAGCTACTCCTCCAGGTCCCGGTCCTCGTCCCCAAAGCATCGCAGCAGCAAGGGCAAGCCCAGCTCCAAGGACGTTAAAGAGAAATTAGTGGAAAGTCAAGCAGAGAAACCAGGGCAGGCGGCGGACGGCAGCGCCATCGAGAAGGCGTCTGGCGGCAAGTGGATCGACTACGACACCAGCCCCAAACGAACCAGCCCTAAGGAAGAGGAGGCCCCCACTGGTCCTGAGAGCAAAGGACCCGGGAGTGCCGGTCCTCTGTGGAAATCCATCGGCAGCGTGTCCCCTCCGGCCAAGAGCCCCACAAAACCAGGACAAACGGCCTGCTTCAGCGGCTTTGGGTTCTTCTCAAAGGAAGATTCTAAAGTTGGAGATAAGACTGTGATCTCTGCTGCCTTCAAAAAGTatgtctgtcactttttttgttttagttatttCAATCTAATTACATtactttctttttaattttcctAACAAATTATGAAcgttatttttctttcaaacacgTTTAGCCTTTTTCAAAGATCCTTGGAAGAATACAGTTTAAAAAGGAATGAAACATAAGACTCCTGATTTTAACTGCATTGAAAATGTAGCCGGATATTTTCTGTGCACTGAGAGGAAGTTGTATGAAATCCCACACTTACTTAGGACGATGGTGGTTACGTGAGTATAATTATTGCAATGTGAGTCCTGGTCTGTACTGTTTGCattagggatgggcatttttcacaaaTGATCGAGATTAGAAATATAAACATTCGGTCGGTTTATTTTACCATTTGGGCAAACAATCAGCTGGGAGGGGTGATTTTAAGTATCTGTTACTTTTTATGTGCAGCCAGTGTAATAAGGGTAGTTTACTCCCTTTTTTTGTTAACCAGTATGGCTCTTTATATTCCAGAATTACAGCCATATAGAAGAACTACCTACAGAAGACATAGGTTTAAAATAGcctgcatttaaaaaacaataaaacacaaacatatgacccaacaaatgtgttttattaaaagtaTTCAGCTCTGCTTTGACATGATGGAGTCTTGTTGTCTAAACATTGGAATTAAAACCATACTTTTGCATAATATCAGTTTGTATTTAGAACAGATTactctgctttttttgtttgtgttattgtgttctATTTGTTCcagcactgaaagtcacacaaaacacaaactaactaactgagTGGACGTAATTTGAGGCAGACAAATGCTTATTAAATGCAGCAGCTCTTCTCATGTCGTTGGGTACATCACTCTTGCTCAttactgcaccgattccaaagatttttgtcatttacacccaaaaacatgaggaaataaGGTCCAGGTTCAGCAAGTAAACGGTCATTAGAGGTTATAATCCAGTAAATAATGTAGTAACGACGGTTTTCGCCATGCCCATCCCTAGTGTGtattaacatttttcactttcagcCTGTGAGAATATGTTGTACTTGTGaagtcttgtgttttttttcctctttcattgtTTGTCTTAATCTTTAAAGTGTTATTCATTATAAACATGTTATTAGTGTAGCTGGTGTGGCAGAAACTAAAGCTCAGTTTGGTTTCTGTTTCAGGTTCTTGgctgagaataaaaacaaaaagcaggcAGCTGAGAAGGAGAATGGTCGTGATAAGGAGCAGAGCACTGCAGACAGAGAACTAGACAAAGGAAGCAAGTCCGGAGACCTTTTCAACATCTCGTCCTCGTCTTTCAGCGACTCCAAGGAAGACAAGACTCATCCCTTCTTTGACGCTGGAGAAGAGGAGTTCCTCAAGTCTCACGGACTGAAAGACCGGGACATTGAGGATGGTGAGATCAAACCGACCCTGACGGCTCGCGACATTTTTGGGAAATGGGGGGATGAGCCGAGCTATTCAACGTCCTACCCGATGGTTAAGGAGAAAAGCCGGAGAGACGTCGAAGAGGCCGAGCCCATAGATCACATGGAGGAGGATTTGTACAGAAGCCACAAGCACAGCtcaaagaaagaggagaaatccaagaagaaggagaagaaagaaaagtccGAGGAGGAGTCCGTCCCCTCCCACAACTTCTAGAGAGAAAGACCGTCCGCTGTTTCCTGGAGCTTTCCCTCCTCAGAAAGAGTCGCCTGTACGACACATGTCAACTTCAAGAGATGACTTTGATCTCAAAATCGGTTCTTTAGATGAAATGCCCAGGTATGTATAGTAATACTGACTCACATAATGAACACTGCTGTGTTACTCAGTTGGCCTGAATATAAGACAAACAATCCCTTTTCCAACAGCTAATTTTGGAGAAAGACTTTTTCCTTTATgtaattttttctttaatttgagTCGGTTTCCATCACACTTTGTTGTGCTTTCTTTAATGGATACTCTCAAATTTCCACTCTTATTTTTTATGTGCACTTGAAAATTCTCATACTTACTTACATACTTACTTACAAAATTCAACCTCCTAGTCTTATATTTGGGCCAACTCTGCACTGGTATTTCAGCATTAAATCGTTCTCATGCTCCTCTCACCAACGTTCCTCACTGGTTCTGTTCTtgcagctcctctctgtctaAAGATCGCATCATGCCCCGAGATCTGCTGAACCCCACTAAGAAAGATCCAGAGTTTCGTTCCATTTTCCAGCACATTCAGTCGGCACAGCTTCGTCGCAGCCCCTCTGAGCTGTTCGCTCAGCACATAGTCTCAATTGTGCACTACATCAAAGGTATAGTATGACCTGTGCTGGTCTGGTCCAGACTCAAGGTGACAAGACAAACAGTGGAGTTTGGACAGTTGACGAGATCTCTGCTGGAGATTGTGTTATTTGCATATGTTAGTCAGTGCTTCTGTGTGTGGGATAACACTTCTTTGTTGTTTAACTTGCAGCTCAACACTTCCACTCCTCTGACATAACTTTAAGTGAGCGGTTTGCCATGTAccaaagaaaagctgcagagGTAGAAATGATGAAGCCAAGGAAGAGCCCAGAAATCCACAGGTATCCACAACATCTAAACTATCTCAGCACATACAGTTTATTTAACAAAGCATTCCTGTcatacagtgttttttataATTATTTCCTACTGACATGACGGCTTTTATTCCCGTCTCAGGAGAATCGATGTTTCCCCCAGTGCCTTTAAGAGGCACTCTCACCTGTTTGAGGATATGGAGGAGACGAGCTACAAGGTGACCTGCCCTTTTGAAATTTGACGTATTTGGAGCAAGCAAAATTTGAGATGATCCAAAGCAGCAGTGTTCAGCTTTGTGCTTTTCTTTCAAAGGATGCATATTTCTAAATCAAAAGAGCCCAATTGTGTTTTGTAAGTGCCAAGCAAGTGCCCCCCCAGCCTATGAGATATGGTTATTGATTGGGTACATAAACGAACCCAAGCAAAGGCTAAAAGGAAGTGAATTAAGATCCTGAGTCCAAGCCTCTCAAGGGACGCTTATCAGTGCCTTTACCTTGTAAGTATTTttcctaaaaagaaaaaaatcaagccacaaaacaactgtgaaattaaatttattttaatatgcTACATGCATGCTGCTGGTTACCACAAATACTTTTATATTGTGACAAAATAAAGAGTTTTCTGTTATAATATACACAGTATTTTACTGCATATGTGCCAAACTTACAGATCATAGTAAtgtaatatattatttaataattgtcacatttttttgtaaCCACTAGAGGCAACGCAATACTTATATATGTTGTACATGTATTAATGAATCTGTGAGAATCAAAATCAGTATCACAAACAGCCGGTGCGGTGGTAAATAAAGACTCGTCTCTCTGCAGGATCCAAGTAAAAAGTTCAAAGGTGATGTGATGGACCTCCGACTGGATATTGAAAGACGTAAGAGGTTCGCAGGGAAAGAGCGAGACTACAAGCGTGAAGGCGGTAGGAGCCCAGGAGGCTCCCGAGGACCGAGCAGAGAGAGGTCCTCTGAGAAATCTGGGAAACACCACAAGAAATCCAAGTACGTTCAAGCTATTGTGTCAGGTTTTTCAAAGGCCTCATACTCGACACGGTTTGGGATTATAATTTGAGACTGAGTAGAGCAGTGGTTACCATCGTCACTGAGGACGTGTTGCAGTGTTGACAGCAGAGGCGTTAAGATGAATGCTACTACgccag from Lates calcarifer isolate ASB-BC8 linkage group LG3, TLL_Latcal_v3, whole genome shotgun sequence harbors:
- the thrap3b gene encoding LOW QUALITY PROTEIN: thyroid hormone receptor-associated protein 3b (The sequence of the model RefSeq protein was modified relative to this genomic sequence to represent the inferred CDS: deleted 3 bases in 3 codons); the encoded protein is MTRKNSDSSLKAKMSKAPDSHAQSRSRSRSRSRSYSRSHSRSRSRSRSRKRRYSSRSRSRSRSHSPSYRNYPTRDYQNNRGGFRGYNRGYRRPYHYRGRNRGYYQRGHYQNEEAGGGGYGYKANWQGGGGGGGWHDRHYDQDHHSHSPRRGRSRSPRKRSGSRSRSQYSDRSSSGRSRRSRRSSYSSRSRSSSPKHRSSKGKPSSKDVKEKLVESQAEKPGQAADGSAIEKASGGKWIDYDTSPKRTSPKEEEAPTGPESKGPGSAGPLWKSIGSVSPPAKSPTKPGQTACFSGFGFFSKEDSKVGDKTVISAAFKKFLAENKNKKQAAEKENGRDKEQSTADRELDKGSKSGDLFNISSSSFSDSKEDKTHPFFDAGEEEFLKSHGLKDRDIEDGEIKPTLTARDIFGKWGDEPSYSTSYPMVKEKSRRDVEEAEPIDHMEEDLYRSHKHSSKKEEKSKKKEKKEKSRRSPSPPTTSREKDRPLFPGAFPPQKESPVRHMSTSRDDFDLKIGSLDEMPSSSLSKDRIMPRDLLNPTKKDPEFRSIFQHIQSAQLRRSPSELFAQHIVSIVHYIKAQHFHSSDITLSERFAMYQRKAAEVEMMKPRKSPEIHRRIDVSPSAFKRHSHLFEDMEETSYKDPSKKFKGDVMDLRLDIERRKRFAGKERDYKREGGRSPGGSRGPSRERSSEKSGKHHKKSKKGKKKRDRSPSSSSSSSSPSPYPPPFRGKEYMGEGMEHSEEGYSHPRYPPRDSSGPGDRGPRDYEGHGAERGRGRGFFPRVRGRGWNRGNYPGNNSNGNPANMNPPVRPPEEEWDPEYTPKSRKYYLHDDRDGEKTWIDNRGRGRGSFPTRRGRFVYRKGGSSPKWTHDMFQGGEEAGLGDDNLEVDHKDTKGAGESSATKQ